The Sphaerospermopsis torques-reginae ITEP-024 genome has a window encoding:
- a CDS encoding cob(I)yrinic acid a,c-diamide adenosyltransferase produces the protein MTRNGIGIRTAQVRSERLTGQIHVYDGVGKGKSQAALGVVLRSIGLGINAESNFHRVLLLRFLKGPERDYDEDGAIAALQRGFPHLIDQVRTGRAEYFGHDEITPFDRAEAARGWDVAKGAIASGLYSVVVLDEINPVLDLGLLPVDEVVNTLKSKPQELEIITTGRAAPQQLLDIADLHSEMKPQHHPTAKALLIEGIEIYTGAGKGKSTSALGKALQAIGRGINHPGSTRVLIMQWLKGGSGYTEDAAIAALQQSYPEVVDHLRCGRDAIVWRNSRQELDYVEAERGWEIAKTAIASGVYKTIILDELNPTVDLELLPVEPIVQALLRKPKDTEVIITGRCQNQPAYFDLASIHSEVYCHKHYANQGVELKRGVDF, from the coding sequence ATGACAAGAAATGGCATCGGTATTCGCACAGCGCAAGTACGTTCTGAACGCCTCACGGGTCAAATTCATGTTTATGATGGTGTGGGTAAAGGTAAGTCTCAAGCGGCTTTAGGGGTGGTTCTGCGCTCTATCGGACTGGGTATTAATGCTGAGAGTAATTTTCATCGTGTGTTACTGTTAAGGTTTTTGAAGGGTCCAGAACGTGATTATGATGAGGATGGAGCGATCGCCGCTTTGCAGCGTGGTTTTCCCCATTTAATTGATCAGGTTCGCACTGGTAGAGCGGAATATTTCGGCCATGATGAAATTACCCCTTTTGATCGCGCAGAAGCAGCACGGGGTTGGGATGTGGCCAAGGGTGCGATCGCCTCTGGTTTATATTCTGTTGTGGTTTTAGATGAAATTAACCCGGTTTTAGATTTGGGTTTGCTTCCTGTGGATGAGGTGGTAAACACTTTAAAATCTAAACCCCAGGAATTAGAAATTATTACCACAGGTCGGGCAGCACCGCAACAATTATTAGATATTGCCGATCTGCATTCGGAAATGAAACCCCAACACCATCCCACAGCAAAAGCATTATTAATTGAAGGTATAGAAATTTATACTGGTGCGGGTAAAGGTAAATCTACCAGTGCCTTGGGTAAAGCTTTACAGGCAATAGGTAGAGGTATTAATCATCCTGGTTCTACTCGTGTATTAATTATGCAGTGGTTAAAAGGTGGCAGTGGATATACTGAAGATGCAGCGATCGCCGCTTTGCAGCAGTCTTATCCTGAAGTAGTGGATCATTTACGCTGTGGAAGGGATGCGATCGTGTGGCGTAATTCTCGCCAAGAATTAGATTATGTAGAAGCGGAAAGAGGTTGGGAAATTGCCAAAACAGCGATCGCTTCTGGTGTGTATAAAACTATCATCCTCGATGAACTTAATCCCACCGTTGATTTAGAATTACTCCCTGTTGAACCAATTGTACAGGCTTTGCTGCGTAAACCAAAAGACACAGAAGTAATTATTACTGGGCGTTGTCAAAATCAACCTGCATACTTTGATTTAGCCAGTATTCATTCTGAAGTTTATTGTCATAAACATTACGCTAATCAAGGTGTGGAATTGAAGCGGGGGGTTGATTTTTAA
- the fraC gene encoding filament integrity protein FraC, protein MSDELTLPRILPLGAILFETLFLLIAIPLEGYILNRSLKFDKKTSIFYAIAMNVFSSVIGWNVFFMVEPILAVGIKSELISYIFFNTFKSASIQNSLILMGFLVFFGTFLVKFALLKLLIITLYEGGKKQESTDTNQRQKIFNNEKLKLQNTSLITTTLIANSLSYTAISLILVIRGFAIRN, encoded by the coding sequence ATGTCAGACGAATTAACATTACCGAGAATTTTACCCCTTGGGGCAATTTTGTTTGAAACTTTATTTTTATTAATTGCCATTCCCCTAGAAGGGTATATTCTCAATAGATCACTCAAATTTGACAAAAAAACCAGCATTTTTTACGCCATAGCTATGAACGTTTTTTCCAGTGTCATTGGCTGGAATGTATTTTTTATGGTCGAACCAATATTAGCTGTAGGTATCAAGTCAGAATTGATTAGTTACATATTTTTTAATACCTTTAAAAGCGCCAGCATACAGAATTCTCTAATTCTCATGGGCTTTCTGGTTTTCTTTGGTACATTTTTGGTCAAGTTTGCATTGTTAAAACTCTTGATTATTACCTTATATGAAGGGGGTAAAAAACAAGAAAGCACAGACACCAATCAGCGCCAAAAAATATTCAATAATGAAAAACTTAAATTACAAAATACCAGCTTAATTACTACTACTTTAATCGCCAATTCCTTGAGTTATACGGCTATTTCATTAATTTTAGTCATTCGTGGTTTTGCTATTAGGAATTAA
- the fraD gene encoding septal junction protein FraD, with product MNSSLFKEVIQLFKFVQDLFLGIQKLIMPPKAFSWQTFIYLSLFAWGNSYFATGPIKDIIALTGWGFLIAGTAWYTTDDPARVPGTFMPVGALLTGFLVSVFAFGHQENVVTPRTIVLWPTIAAIITAIPEFFSGTGTSTKAALPKLESRQKIIILLAWSMLISCWIQFYFVIDKWLKEYPSLSADNFQRSTFVIKLEPKAKRPENGNMILNKIQPLIQDEISNRSWSEVERWLLEANQQVGNLGKRMINQNLSEYEEKGLWKIEPRVVNIKSGYRLDILSIWQGPTANRKGFYLQKSCQIQPVSTVKSPENKNAVAAIKCDRNSRFFIGSPPPQQ from the coding sequence ATGAATTCATCATTGTTTAAAGAAGTAATACAGCTATTTAAATTTGTTCAAGATTTATTTTTGGGCATTCAAAAACTGATAATGCCTCCCAAAGCTTTTTCCTGGCAGACATTTATCTATTTAAGCCTCTTCGCGTGGGGAAATTCATATTTTGCCACAGGACCAATCAAAGATATCATTGCCTTAACAGGTTGGGGATTTTTAATTGCAGGTACAGCTTGGTATACTACTGATGATCCTGCAAGAGTTCCAGGAACTTTTATGCCAGTAGGTGCATTATTAACTGGGTTTTTAGTCAGTGTATTTGCTTTTGGACATCAAGAAAATGTAGTTACACCTAGAACCATAGTTCTTTGGCCAACAATTGCAGCTATAATTACAGCAATCCCAGAATTTTTCTCAGGAACAGGTACATCAACAAAAGCTGCCCTTCCCAAATTAGAATCACGCCAAAAAATCATTATTTTACTTGCTTGGTCGATGTTGATAAGTTGCTGGATTCAATTTTACTTTGTCATAGATAAATGGTTAAAAGAATATCCCAGTTTATCCGCAGATAATTTTCAACGCAGCACCTTTGTAATTAAACTAGAACCAAAAGCGAAAAGACCAGAAAACGGTAATATGATTTTAAATAAAATTCAACCATTAATACAAGATGAAATATCTAACCGATCTTGGTCAGAAGTAGAAAGATGGTTACTAGAAGCTAACCAACAAGTAGGAAATTTGGGTAAAAGAATGATTAACCAAAACCTCAGCGAATACGAAGAAAAAGGACTATGGAAAATAGAACCGCGTGTAGTCAATATCAAATCTGGTTATAGATTAGATATTCTGAGTATTTGGCAAGGACCAACTGCTAATCGTAAGGGATTTTATCTGCAAAAATCTTGTCAAATTCAACCAGTATCAACTGTTAAAAGTCCAGAAAATAAAAATGCGGTAGCAGCAATTAAATGCGATCGCAACAGCAGATTTTTCATCGGTTCACCACCACCACAACAGTAG
- a CDS encoding ABC transporter permease, with amino-acid sequence MNAVRTFVMAKNVFQEVIRDRILYIIGFYAIILAVADRAIFEFAATTQDKIFLDVGLAVMNVIGLIVAVFIGTGLVNKEIEKRTIFMLIAKPISRSEFITSKYLGLSGVLGLLIASMTFIYLVFLQLGKMSYPLPSILLAVLFLFLQLTLITAVAVTLGVFTSSLIATALTFAVYLMGYITKDLVALGRLSENPAVERITQGLYLILPDLSRLDLKNDAVYGLQAIPDTMTLLSNAGYGLLYSFMLLAIAIFIFLKKEF; translated from the coding sequence ATGAACGCAGTCAGAACATTTGTAATGGCAAAAAACGTATTTCAGGAAGTGATACGCGATCGCATCCTCTACATTATCGGTTTTTATGCAATTATCCTTGCTGTTGCTGACAGGGCAATTTTTGAATTTGCAGCTACAACCCAAGACAAAATCTTTTTAGATGTGGGTTTAGCAGTAATGAATGTCATTGGTTTAATTGTTGCAGTCTTTATTGGCACAGGACTTGTCAACAAAGAAATTGAAAAACGGACTATTTTCATGTTAATTGCTAAACCTATCAGCCGCAGTGAATTTATCACCAGTAAATACTTAGGTTTATCAGGTGTGTTGGGTTTACTTATAGCATCCATGACATTTATTTATTTGGTGTTTTTGCAACTTGGTAAAATGTCATATCCCCTACCCAGCATTCTTTTAGCCGTACTTTTCTTATTTTTACAATTAACTTTAATTACTGCTGTGGCTGTCACATTAGGAGTTTTTACCAGTTCCTTAATAGCCACAGCTTTAACATTTGCCGTCTATTTAATGGGCTATATTACCAAAGATTTAGTCGCATTAGGTCGTCTCAGTGAAAACCCTGCGGTAGAAAGAATCACCCAAGGTTTATATCTCATACTTCCAGATTTATCTCGCTTAGATTTAAAAAATGATGCTGTTTATGGACTGCAAGCAATACCTGACACCATGACACTATTAAGTAATGCTGGTTATGGCTTACTTTACAGTTTCATGTTGTTAGCGATCGCTATTTTTATCTTCTTGAAAAAAGAGTTTTAA
- a CDS encoding carbohydrate ABC transporter permease: MKPSRFSPSELLDNDTTAAWVFLTPALILLGLFIIWPIAYLFYLSFTAGSFTSSGIYWVGLKNYWRLLLNSDFWQVLFNTVYFTFGSLVPSLVIPLGLAVLLDRSLALRGLLRSAYFLPSIISLVAAGLGFRWLFQNTGPVNGFLDFFGVAPVSWLGDTFWAMPVIILFSIWKQIGFNMVVFLAGLQAIPLSLYEAAELDGANSWQQFWHITLPGLRPTLIFATVTTGIFTLRSFEPVYVITGAGPLNSTNLLVYYTYQEAFGQFDFGYAAAVATVLLVVTLVLVYLQLRTWGEN, encoded by the coding sequence ATGAAACCATCCCGTTTTTCTCCTTCGGAACTACTAGATAATGATACTACTGCGGCTTGGGTTTTTCTCACACCAGCACTTATTTTGTTAGGTTTATTTATAATTTGGCCTATTGCCTATTTGTTTTATCTCAGTTTTACTGCTGGTAGTTTTACTTCATCGGGTATTTATTGGGTAGGTTTGAAAAATTATTGGCGTTTGTTGCTTAACTCTGATTTTTGGCAAGTTCTGTTTAACACTGTTTATTTTACTTTTGGTAGTCTTGTTCCCAGTTTGGTGATTCCTTTGGGACTAGCGGTATTATTAGATCGTTCTTTAGCTTTGCGGGGACTTTTGCGAAGTGCCTATTTTCTCCCTTCTATTATCTCACTGGTTGCGGCTGGTTTAGGTTTTCGTTGGTTGTTTCAAAATACTGGTCCTGTGAATGGATTTTTAGATTTTTTTGGTGTTGCACCCGTATCTTGGTTAGGTGATACTTTTTGGGCAATGCCTGTGATAATTTTATTTAGTATTTGGAAACAAATAGGTTTTAATATGGTGGTTTTTTTGGCTGGGTTGCAAGCTATTCCTCTAAGTCTTTATGAAGCAGCAGAATTAGATGGTGCAAATAGTTGGCAGCAATTTTGGCATATTACTTTACCAGGATTAAGACCTACTTTAATTTTTGCGACTGTCACCACGGGAATTTTTACATTACGAAGTTTTGAACCTGTTTATGTGATTACAGGGGCTGGTCCTTTAAATTCTACTAATTTGTTAGTTTATTACACTTATCAAGAAGCTTTTGGTCAATTTGATTTTGGTTACGCCGCCGCAGTTGCTACTGTGTTATTAGTGGTGACTTTGGTGTTAGTTTATTTGCAGTTACGAACCTGGGGAGAAAATTGA
- the purN gene encoding phosphoribosylglycinamide formyltransferase, producing MSQYYPIDGTPSLVSPDISLENSQPSNVLKLGVMASGNGSNFEVVAQAIQAGKLNAQIQVLIYNNPTAKAAERAANHGVKAVLLNHRDYKKREDLDREIVKTFNQHDVELVIMAGWMRLVTQELIDAFPDKIINIHPSLLPSFKGVRAVEQALETGVKITGCTVHLLRLEMDSGPIIMQAAVPVLPDDTAETLHARIQIQEHRILPLAIASLADR from the coding sequence ATGAGTCAATATTACCCCATTGATGGCACACCTAGTCTAGTTTCTCCTGATATTTCTCTGGAAAATTCACAACCTAGCAACGTTTTGAAACTGGGAGTAATGGCTTCAGGAAACGGTAGTAATTTTGAAGTAGTTGCCCAAGCTATCCAAGCAGGGAAACTCAACGCCCAAATTCAAGTTTTAATTTACAATAATCCCACAGCAAAAGCCGCAGAAAGGGCAGCAAATCACGGAGTAAAGGCTGTATTATTAAATCATCGTGACTATAAAAAGCGCGAAGATTTAGACAGAGAAATTGTCAAAACTTTTAATCAACATGATGTAGAATTAGTGATTATGGCTGGCTGGATGCGTTTGGTAACACAGGAATTAATTGACGCTTTTCCTGATAAAATTATTAATATTCATCCCAGCTTATTACCGAGTTTCAAAGGTGTGCGGGCTGTAGAACAAGCATTAGAAACCGGAGTGAAAATAACTGGTTGTACTGTACATCTGTTGCGTTTAGAAATGGACAGCGGACCAATTATCATGCAGGCCGCAGTACCAGTATTACCAGATGATACAGCCGAAACCCTACACGCAAGAATCCAAATTCAGGAACACCGTATTTTACCATTAGCCATTGCTTCCCTCGCTGACAGGTGA
- a CDS encoding phosphoglucomutase/phosphomannomutase family protein, translating to MSVLTNPIKFGTDGWRGVIGDEFTFERLAIVAPVAAKVLYNTYYSTVGSRTIIVGYDRRFMAENFAHAVADAVKAVGFDVLFSETYAPTPAFSWAAKDLNALGALVITASHNPGAYLGLKVKSAFGGSVPPEVTKEIEALLTEAVPTATTPGKEETFDPWPSYCQALEKKVNIHEIRQAISSGKLTLFADVMHGAAASGLVRLLGEKVKEINSNRDPLFEGGAPEPLPKYLSRLFTEIKNHGEINNNNNSYLTVGLVFDGDCDRIAAVNKNANFLSSQILIPILIDHLKTRRNFTGEIVKTVSGSDLIPRVAESLNLPVFETAVGYKYIADRMLDTEVLLGGEESGGIGYGSHIPERDALLSALYVLEAVVESGLDLGDYYQQLQKRTNFFSAYDRIDLPLASMEVRGKLLQQLQTQPLTEIAGKKVIDCNTIDGYKFRLEDQSWLMIRFSGTEPVLRLYCEAPTLEQVHQTLNWAKTWAEGN from the coding sequence ATGTCAGTTTTAACTAACCCCATAAAGTTTGGTACTGATGGTTGGCGGGGTGTTATCGGTGATGAATTTACCTTTGAACGCCTAGCTATAGTTGCCCCAGTCGCCGCTAAAGTATTATATAATACATATTATTCTACAGTCGGTAGCCGTACCATCATTGTCGGTTACGATCGCCGTTTTATGGCAGAAAATTTTGCCCATGCTGTCGCTGATGCTGTCAAAGCAGTGGGTTTTGATGTCCTGTTTAGCGAAACCTACGCACCTACTCCCGCTTTTAGTTGGGCTGCAAAAGACCTCAATGCTTTAGGCGCGTTAGTCATCACCGCTAGTCATAATCCTGGTGCATATTTAGGGTTAAAAGTCAAGAGTGCTTTTGGTGGTTCTGTGCCTCCAGAAGTTACCAAAGAAATAGAAGCACTATTAACAGAAGCAGTACCAACCGCAACGACTCCAGGAAAAGAAGAGACATTTGATCCCTGGCCTAGTTATTGTCAAGCATTAGAAAAGAAAGTAAATATTCACGAAATTCGCCAAGCAATATCATCAGGTAAATTAACATTATTTGCTGATGTTATGCACGGTGCTGCTGCTAGTGGTTTGGTTAGATTATTAGGCGAAAAAGTTAAAGAAATTAATAGTAACCGTGATCCTTTATTTGAAGGAGGAGCGCCCGAACCTTTACCAAAATATCTTTCCCGATTATTTACAGAAATCAAAAATCATGGGGAAATTAATAACAATAATAACTCATATTTAACAGTAGGGTTAGTATTTGATGGAGATTGCGATCGCATCGCCGCAGTAAACAAAAACGCTAATTTCCTCAGTTCTCAAATCTTAATTCCCATCTTAATAGATCACCTCAAAACCAGACGCAACTTTACAGGGGAAATCGTTAAAACTGTCAGCGGTTCTGATTTAATTCCTCGTGTTGCCGAATCATTGAATTTACCTGTATTTGAAACCGCCGTTGGTTATAAATACATCGCTGATAGAATGTTAGATACAGAAGTATTATTAGGAGGTGAAGAATCGGGAGGAATTGGTTATGGTAGTCATATTCCTGAAAGAGATGCTTTACTATCAGCATTGTATGTATTAGAAGCAGTAGTAGAATCGGGTTTAGATTTAGGTGATTATTATCAACAATTGCAGAAAAGAACTAATTTTTTCTCAGCTTATGATCGGATAGATTTACCATTAGCTAGTATGGAAGTGAGAGGAAAATTATTACAACAATTACAAACCCAACCTTTAACAGAAATAGCAGGTAAAAAAGTCATTGATTGTAATACAATAGATGGTTATAAATTCCGTCTAGAAGATCAAAGTTGGTTAATGATTAGGTTTAGTGGAACTGAACCAGTATTACGCCTTTATTGTGAAGCACCAACTTTAGAACAAGTCCATCAAACCTTAAATTGGGCTAAAACTTGGGCAGAAGGAAATTAA
- the rdgB gene encoding RdgB/HAM1 family non-canonical purine NTP pyrophosphatase, with protein MTKTLVVATGNPGKLREMQAYLADSGWELILKPADLDVDETGETFEANACLKAAEIAKATGKWAIADDSGLAVDALNGAPGVYSARYGNTDADRIGRLLRELGDTKNRQAQFICAVAVANPQGEIVLQSEGICKGEILYEIRGEGGFGYDPIFYVPEKQLTFAQMSPELKKSISHRGNALKNLVPQLVKFKI; from the coding sequence ATGACTAAAACACTCGTAGTAGCCACAGGAAATCCCGGTAAATTGCGGGAAATGCAAGCTTATTTAGCTGATTCTGGTTGGGAATTAATCTTAAAACCAGCAGATCTAGATGTTGATGAAACTGGAGAAACTTTTGAAGCCAATGCTTGTTTAAAAGCTGCTGAAATTGCCAAAGCTACAGGAAAATGGGCGATCGCCGATGATTCCGGTTTAGCGGTAGATGCACTCAATGGTGCGCCTGGTGTATATTCTGCCCGTTATGGCAACACTGACGCAGACAGAATTGGGCGATTATTACGGGAATTAGGAGATACTAAAAATCGTCAAGCTCAGTTTATCTGTGCCGTAGCAGTTGCGAATCCTCAAGGAGAAATAGTTTTACAATCTGAGGGTATTTGTAAAGGTGAAATTCTCTATGAAATTCGTGGAGAAGGTGGTTTTGGTTATGATCCGATTTTTTATGTCCCAGAAAAGCAGTTGACTTTTGCCCAAATGTCACCGGAGTTGAAAAAGTCAATTAGTCATCGCGGTAATGCTTTGAAAAATTTAGTTCCGCAGTTGGTGAAGTTTAAAATTTAA
- a CDS encoding HigA family addiction module antitoxin, protein MARPPIHPGEILADELHELGISASELARLLHVPKNRITEIINGKRSITADTALRLGQFFGMSAEFWMNLQKNYELRLAEQKIGQEIKATISLWILTGNMQVTA, encoded by the coding sequence ATGGCGCGTCCACCTATTCATCCTGGAGAAATTTTAGCTGATGAACTGCATGAATTAGGAATAAGTGCAAGTGAATTAGCTCGTTTACTTCATGTACCCAAAAATCGCATTACCGAAATAATTAATGGTAAAAGATCAATTACTGCTGATACCGCTTTACGCTTAGGACAATTTTTTGGGATGAGTGCTGAATTTTGGATGAATTTGCAGAAAAATTATGAACTCAGACTAGCTGAACAAAAAATTGGTCAGGAAATTAAAGCAACTATTTCTCTTTGGATTTTAACAGGAAATATGCAAGTTACGGCATAA
- a CDS encoding P-II family nitrogen regulator: MKKVEAIIRPFKLDEVKIALVNAGIVGMTISEVRGFGRQKGQTERYRGSEYTVEFLQKLKLEIVVEDNQVDMVVDKIISAARTGEIGDGKIFISPVEQVVRIRTGEKNTEAV, encoded by the coding sequence ATGAAAAAAGTAGAAGCTATTATTCGTCCATTTAAGCTGGATGAGGTAAAAATTGCCTTGGTTAATGCGGGAATTGTGGGAATGACAATTTCGGAAGTCCGTGGTTTTGGACGGCAAAAAGGTCAAACTGAACGCTATCGAGGTTCGGAATATACGGTTGAGTTCTTACAAAAACTGAAGTTGGAAATTGTTGTAGAAGATAACCAAGTAGATATGGTGGTTGATAAAATCATTTCCGCCGCCCGCACTGGTGAAATCGGTGATGGTAAAATCTTCATTTCCCCTGTTGAGCAGGTTGTACGGATTCGGACTGGTGAGAAGAACACCGAAGCTGTGTAA
- the hetF gene encoding cell division protein HetF, which yields MTQEFHISVTPVGQNDYLVRTEQVAPGVPLAEELVSWPVAEWLAAAGHLMNDPLQSVLQGDAIARNSVNLVALGQQLYNALFQGTLRDSWITAQGIAQNQQQVLRLRLGLKDTRLARLPWEVMHAGDRPLATGPYIAFSRYQSGIPSTSRLPTRNLPTPQDESGIRVLMVISSPTDQARLDLLKQEAINLQEEMHRQAPRSVENGIYLPEIELTVLDQPGREELTQALEQARYHVLHYSGHSNVGANGGEIYLVSRRTGLTETLSGDDLAGLLVNNNIQMAVFNSCLGAYRAKSDGSGDTGERNLTESLVKRGISSVLAMSERIPDEVALTLTQLFYRNLSQGYPLDLCVSRVRQGLISAYGSHQMYWALPMLYLHREFEGFLRPQLGLSASSEFLNDYQTPVGASTNAMYAAAIDDLEIPLTLEEMMSSELAREPSELDWLEDDTWGDLMDEIDYDHPGYDQDSTIVADLFRQLGNQQAPTVSEMPMKAELESPVTENHLQEQQPAKQEEEFDFWGDQPTPITLNAPKNVQISTNTSNNASNNVEGNQVNYQQIPLPSFRQPRRRRPWPILGILGASALAVIIGLSWWWNQRQSVVPELPVIPTPTVPESKTTPFDLKKSSTGIVTAKATAELSQGNLQAGLDAVAELLNRGALESADTALALVPAKQSENPSVYFFRGRLAWQFAQTRDKKYSIDDARRYWEIAVRDRPDSVLYNNALGFAYYAEGNLNRANDAWFKSVNLALKDQNTTLITTPDANTIMPSEALTAYAGLALGLYKSANNQPADKQGQYIKEAIKLRQMVIQNEPVKFTVDKLAQNWLWTDQAIADWRSLLQEQEKR from the coding sequence GTGACCCAGGAATTTCACATTTCCGTGACTCCAGTAGGGCAAAATGACTACTTGGTGCGGACGGAACAAGTCGCACCTGGGGTGCCATTGGCAGAAGAACTGGTGAGTTGGCCTGTGGCTGAGTGGTTAGCGGCCGCAGGACATTTAATGAATGACCCTTTACAGTCAGTGCTACAGGGGGATGCTATAGCCAGAAACTCTGTAAACTTGGTGGCACTGGGTCAACAATTATATAATGCACTGTTTCAAGGCACTCTCAGAGATAGTTGGATTACTGCCCAAGGCATTGCCCAGAACCAACAACAGGTACTGCGCTTGCGTTTGGGATTAAAAGATACACGGTTAGCGCGGTTGCCGTGGGAAGTGATGCACGCAGGCGATCGCCCCTTAGCCACCGGTCCTTATATCGCTTTTTCCCGTTATCAAAGTGGAATTCCTTCCACATCAAGATTACCAACACGCAACCTACCCACACCACAGGACGAAAGCGGAATAAGAGTGTTAATGGTGATTTCTTCCCCCACAGATCAAGCCCGTCTGGATTTGCTCAAACAAGAAGCAATCAACCTACAAGAAGAAATGCACCGCCAAGCCCCCCGCTCTGTGGAAAATGGTATTTATCTGCCAGAAATTGAATTGACTGTCTTGGATCAACCAGGAAGAGAAGAGTTAACCCAAGCTTTAGAACAGGCAAGATATCATGTTCTTCACTACTCTGGTCATAGTAATGTGGGTGCTAATGGGGGGGAAATATATTTAGTTAGTCGCAGAACTGGGTTAACAGAAACCCTCAGTGGTGATGATTTAGCCGGTTTGTTGGTGAATAATAATATCCAAATGGCAGTGTTTAACTCTTGTTTGGGAGCATATAGAGCTAAGTCTGATGGTTCTGGGGATACAGGAGAACGAAACTTAACGGAAAGTTTGGTGAAAAGAGGGATTAGCAGCGTTTTGGCGATGTCAGAACGGATTCCCGATGAAGTGGCGCTGACGCTGACACAGTTGTTTTACCGCAACTTAAGCCAAGGCTATCCTTTGGATCTGTGTGTGAGTCGGGTGCGTCAGGGCTTAATTTCTGCCTATGGTTCTCACCAGATGTACTGGGCATTACCGATGTTGTATTTGCATCGGGAATTTGAGGGTTTTCTGAGACCACAATTAGGTTTATCTGCTAGTTCCGAGTTCCTCAACGACTATCAGACTCCTGTGGGAGCATCTACTAATGCCATGTATGCGGCGGCGATAGATGATTTGGAAATACCTTTAACTCTGGAAGAGATGATGTCCTCTGAGTTGGCAAGAGAGCCTTCTGAGTTAGATTGGCTGGAGGATGATACTTGGGGGGATCTCATGGATGAAATTGATTATGATCACCCCGGTTATGATCAGGATTCAACGATTGTTGCGGATTTATTTCGCCAGTTGGGGAATCAACAAGCGCCAACAGTATCCGAAATGCCCATGAAGGCGGAACTGGAGTCACCAGTCACCGAAAATCATCTTCAGGAACAGCAACCTGCAAAACAGGAGGAAGAATTTGATTTTTGGGGAGATCAACCAACTCCAATCACGCTGAATGCGCCAAAGAATGTGCAAATTTCTACCAATACTAGCAATAATGCGTCAAATAATGTTGAAGGTAATCAGGTAAATTATCAACAGATACCTTTACCATCTTTTCGGCAACCACGTCGCCGTCGGCCATGGCCAATTTTAGGCATTTTGGGCGCAAGTGCTTTGGCTGTGATCATTGGTTTAAGTTGGTGGTGGAATCAGCGCCAGTCTGTAGTTCCTGAACTTCCAGTTATTCCTACTCCGACTGTTCCTGAGTCAAAAACAACACCCTTTGATTTAAAAAAATCATCAACAGGTATTGTTACTGCTAAAGCTACAGCAGAATTGAGCCAAGGTAATTTACAGGCTGGGCTAGACGCTGTGGCAGAATTACTCAATCGTGGCGCTTTAGAATCAGCAGATACGGCTTTAGCATTAGTTCCTGCTAAACAAAGCGAAAATCCATCTGTGTATTTTTTCCGTGGACGATTGGCTTGGCAATTTGCCCAAACAAGAGATAAAAAATACAGTATTGATGATGCCCGTCGTTATTGGGAAATTGCTGTGCGGGATCGCCCTGATTCGGTTCTGTATAACAATGCTTTGGGATTTGCTTACTATGCAGAGGGAAATTTGAATCGGGCTAATGATGCGTGGTTTAAGTCTGTGAATTTAGCACTTAAAGATCAGAATACAACCTTGATTACAACCCCAGACGCTAATACTATCATGCCTTCAGAGGCTTTAACGGCTTATGCAGGATTAGCTTTGGGTTTATATAAATCTGCAAATAATCAACCTGCTGATAAACAAGGACAATATATTAAAGAAGCAATTAAACTGCGTCAAATGGTAATTCAGAATGAACCTGTAAAGTTTACAGTGGATAAATTAGCGCAAAATTGGCTGTGGACAGATCAGGCGATCGCAGATTGGCGATCGCTGCTACAAGAACAGGAAAAGAGGTGA
- a CDS encoding thioredoxin family protein has translation MSLAVIKFSSEDCGICHKMSFYDKKVSEELGLQFIDVKMQDTATYRQYRKILLTQYPDKSEMGWPTYIICNSPDGEFQIVGEVKGGHPKGEFRTRIQEVLDTAASQN, from the coding sequence ATGAGTTTAGCAGTGATTAAGTTCTCTTCTGAAGATTGCGGCATCTGCCACAAAATGTCTTTTTATGATAAAAAAGTGTCAGAGGAACTGGGTTTGCAGTTTATTGATGTGAAAATGCAGGATACAGCGACTTATCGTCAATATCGGAAAATTCTGCTCACCCAGTATCCTGATAAATCGGAGATGGGATGGCCTACCTATATTATATGCAATTCTCCTGATGGTGAATTTCAAATTGTGGGAGAAGTTAAAGGTGGACATCCCAAAGGTGAGTTTAGAACTCGTATCCAAGAGGTTTTAGATACAGCAGCTAGTCAGAATTAA